From one bacterium Scap17 genomic stretch:
- the ptsP gene encoding phosphoenolpyruvate--protein phosphotransferase, with product MLSLDREDILLAAHASDWRDALQQAADALVAGGRATPDYREGLLAREAQSSTYLGQGIAIPHGTPDSREAVLATGVRVLQFPQGVEWHDGNRVFLLVTIAAQSDEHLDILRALTRVLDRDGVSERLAASTTAEEVLSELGREVVPPRLDAETLLFGFPARDRDELVLAGAARLRQAGCVNDGFISAMLAAEPVALGQGVWLAQSQQDVSRSALAIVTPEKALETRHGRITALACLAVDAGQGQHQPLLERLLTLLEEGAGESLPGLSASALLARLSGESATAQLAQVVLLNAHGLHARPAKQLVQAAREAGEQHGVIPALRLEGDDSGVVSAASLTKVLGLGARRGQTLIFSASGDDSVANQAALSMMVSAVQAGLGEAVEPLADWRADAATPLAACEQQATRDPQQAAPAADSVVPAVAASPGMAIAPCWVMRLPRFVYETRSDAGADREAERLVASIQTAREQLLALVNRAEGAEMAEILSMHEEMLGDPELFAAARESLDEGHSAEAAWWSAIDSAASAQENLADRLLAERAADLRDVGRRVLGVLTDTPLPSAPETPHVLVTEDIGPSDVARLDTTRVRGLVTALGGATSHSAILARSLGIPAVVGAGPSVLAIADGSELIVDGERGRVSVMPSASRRARAEEAIAGHEHRQAAAWESRMAPATTLDGHHVEVVANLGNTAHAGDAVERGAEGVGLLRTEFVFMAHPQAPDLATQTAQYGEALDALEGRPLVARTLDVGGDKPLPYWPLPREDNPFLGLRGIRLALTRPEVLETQVRALLAAAGARPIRLMFPMVKDLAELRGARAIVDRVRAELDAAYEAEHGQPPVRDVQVGVMIEVPSAALTAASIAPEVDFFSVGTNDLTQYTLAIDRGHATLSAQADGLHPAVLRLIEMTVSAAHAHGAWVGVCGELASDDQAVGVLVGLGVDELSVSSRQIPLVKARVRELDLATAREQARVALAQPTSEDVRSALEALLEQGEPSVAEATSGAAASDVGSDAVSHANSNGHSPRESV from the coding sequence ATGCTCAGTCTTGATCGCGAGGACATCCTTCTCGCCGCCCATGCCAGCGATTGGCGCGATGCCTTGCAACAGGCCGCCGATGCCCTGGTCGCCGGTGGGCGCGCCACGCCCGACTATCGTGAGGGTCTGCTGGCGCGTGAAGCCCAGTCTTCCACCTACCTGGGGCAGGGGATCGCGATCCCCCACGGCACGCCGGACAGCCGCGAGGCCGTGCTGGCCACCGGAGTGCGTGTCCTGCAGTTCCCGCAGGGCGTGGAGTGGCACGACGGCAATCGCGTCTTCCTGCTGGTGACCATCGCGGCACAGTCCGATGAGCACCTCGACATCCTGCGCGCGCTGACGCGTGTGCTCGATCGCGACGGCGTCAGTGAGCGCCTGGCCGCGTCGACGACCGCCGAGGAAGTGCTGAGCGAGCTGGGGCGCGAGGTGGTACCGCCGCGGCTGGATGCCGAGACGCTGCTGTTCGGTTTCCCCGCGCGTGATCGTGACGAGCTGGTACTGGCGGGGGCCGCGCGCCTGCGCCAGGCCGGCTGTGTAAACGATGGTTTCATCTCGGCCATGCTCGCCGCCGAACCGGTGGCGTTGGGGCAGGGCGTGTGGCTGGCGCAATCGCAGCAGGATGTGTCCCGCTCGGCGCTGGCCATCGTCACGCCGGAGAAGGCACTGGAGACTCGCCACGGGCGCATCACTGCGCTGGCCTGTCTGGCAGTCGATGCCGGGCAGGGCCAGCATCAGCCGTTGCTGGAGCGCCTGCTGACGCTGTTGGAGGAGGGCGCAGGCGAAAGCCTGCCGGGCCTGTCGGCCAGTGCCTTGCTGGCGCGGCTGTCGGGGGAGTCTGCCACGGCGCAGCTGGCTCAGGTCGTGTTGCTCAACGCCCACGGCCTGCATGCGCGCCCGGCCAAGCAGCTGGTGCAGGCGGCGCGCGAGGCGGGAGAGCAGCATGGCGTCATTCCGGCGTTGCGACTGGAAGGCGATGACAGCGGTGTGGTCAGTGCCGCCAGTCTGACCAAGGTGCTGGGGCTGGGGGCACGCCGCGGCCAGACGTTGATCTTCAGCGCCTCCGGCGATGACTCGGTGGCCAACCAGGCGGCGCTGAGCATGATGGTGAGCGCGGTGCAGGCCGGTCTCGGCGAGGCGGTGGAGCCGCTGGCCGATTGGCGCGCCGACGCCGCCACGCCGCTTGCGGCCTGCGAGCAGCAAGCTACCCGCGACCCTCAGCAGGCCGCTCCTGCCGCCGACAGCGTGGTACCCGCGGTGGCCGCCTCACCGGGCATGGCCATCGCGCCGTGCTGGGTGATGCGCCTGCCGCGCTTCGTCTACGAGACGCGCAGCGATGCCGGCGCCGATCGTGAGGCCGAGCGCCTGGTGGCCAGTATCCAGACCGCTCGCGAGCAGCTGCTGGCGCTGGTCAATCGCGCCGAAGGCGCCGAGATGGCCGAGATTCTCTCGATGCACGAGGAGATGCTTGGCGATCCGGAGCTGTTTGCCGCGGCGCGCGAAAGCCTCGATGAAGGGCACAGCGCCGAAGCGGCCTGGTGGTCGGCCATCGACAGCGCCGCCAGTGCCCAGGAGAACCTCGCCGATCGCCTGTTGGCCGAACGCGCCGCCGACCTGCGCGATGTCGGCCGGCGTGTGCTCGGCGTGCTCACCGATACGCCGTTGCCCAGCGCCCCCGAGACACCGCATGTGCTGGTGACCGAGGATATCGGCCCGTCGGATGTGGCGCGCCTGGATACCACTCGCGTGCGCGGCCTGGTCACGGCGCTGGGCGGAGCGACCTCGCACAGCGCGATTCTGGCGCGCTCGCTGGGCATCCCGGCGGTGGTCGGGGCTGGCCCGAGCGTGCTGGCGATCGCCGATGGCAGCGAGCTGATCGTCGATGGTGAACGCGGCCGCGTCAGCGTGATGCCCTCGGCCAGTCGCCGCGCGCGTGCCGAAGAGGCGATCGCCGGGCATGAACACCGCCAGGCCGCTGCCTGGGAGTCGCGCATGGCGCCCGCCACAACCCTGGATGGCCATCATGTCGAGGTGGTTGCCAATCTGGGCAACACCGCCCATGCCGGCGACGCCGTCGAGCGCGGTGCCGAGGGTGTCGGCCTGCTGCGTACCGAATTCGTGTTCATGGCGCACCCGCAGGCGCCGGACCTCGCCACCCAGACCGCCCAGTACGGCGAGGCGCTGGATGCGCTCGAGGGACGGCCGCTGGTGGCACGCACGCTGGACGTCGGCGGCGACAAGCCGCTGCCGTACTGGCCGCTGCCGCGTGAGGACAACCCCTTCCTCGGCCTGCGCGGCATTCGCCTAGCCCTGACGCGCCCGGAAGTGCTCGAGACCCAGGTGCGGGCGCTGCTGGCGGCCGCCGGTGCGCGGCCGATTCGCCTGATGTTCCCGATGGTCAAGGACCTGGCCGAATTGCGTGGCGCGCGTGCCATCGTCGATCGCGTGCGTGCCGAGCTGGACGCCGCCTATGAGGCCGAACATGGCCAGCCGCCGGTGCGCGACGTGCAGGTCGGTGTGATGATCGAGGTCCCCTCGGCGGCGCTGACGGCGGCCAGCATCGCGCCGGAAGTCGACTTCTTCTCGGTGGGCACCAATGACCTGACCCAGTACACCCTGGCGATCGATCGTGGCCATGCGACCCTCTCGGCGCAGGCCGATGGCCTGCATCCGGCGGTGTTGCGCCTGATCGAGATGACCGTCAGTGCCGCCCACGCCCACGGTGCCTGGGTCGGCGTCTGCGGTGAGCTGGCCAGTGATGACCAGGCGGTCGGCGTGCTGGTCGGGCTGGGCGTGGATGAGCTGTCGGTGTCCAGTCGCCAGATCCCGCTGGTCAAGGCGCGGGTGCGTGAGCTGGACCTGGCCACGGCGCGTGAGCAGGCGCGGGTCGCGTTGGCCCAGCCGACCTCGGAAGACGTGCGCAGTGCTCTGGAAGCGCTGCTCGAGCAGGGCGAGCCTTCGGTTGCCGAGGCCACGTCAGGCGCTGCAGCCAGTGATGTGGGCAGTGATGCGGTCAGTCATGCGAACAGTAATGGACACAGCCCGCGGGAGTCAGTGTGA
- a CDS encoding response regulator: MSDVYADTPDARAETQKPLILVVEDEPKIASLLCDYLDGSGYRTRHVDDGNAVIAAVNDETPALVLLDLMLPGTDGLTLCRQLRAEDNLLPIVMLTARVEEVDRLLGLELGADDYICKPFSPREVVARIKAVLRRSQALDQTLSQTSDKGQLVLNEEGWQALADGSDLGLTAVEFQLLKVMMQSPGRIFSRDQLMDHMYRDHRIVSERTVDSHVKKLRRKIANVWPERDVIRSIYGVGYKFEPDVLD, encoded by the coding sequence ATGAGCGACGTTTACGCCGACACCCCTGACGCCCGGGCCGAGACCCAGAAACCGCTGATTCTGGTGGTGGAAGACGAGCCCAAGATCGCCAGCTTGCTGTGCGATTATCTGGACGGCAGCGGATATCGCACCCGGCATGTCGACGACGGCAACGCCGTCATCGCGGCGGTCAATGACGAGACACCCGCCCTGGTATTGCTGGACCTCATGCTGCCGGGTACCGACGGCCTGACCCTGTGCCGCCAGCTGCGGGCCGAGGACAACCTGCTGCCCATCGTGATGCTGACCGCGCGGGTCGAGGAAGTGGACCGCCTGCTGGGGCTGGAACTGGGCGCCGATGACTATATCTGCAAACCCTTCAGCCCGCGTGAGGTGGTGGCGCGCATCAAGGCCGTGCTACGTCGCAGCCAGGCGCTCGATCAGACCCTCTCGCAGACCTCCGACAAGGGCCAGCTGGTGCTCAATGAGGAAGGCTGGCAGGCACTGGCCGATGGCAGTGACCTGGGCCTGACCGCCGTCGAGTTCCAGCTGCTCAAGGTGATGATGCAGTCGCCGGGGCGCATCTTCTCCCGCGATCAGCTGATGGACCACATGTACCGCGACCACCGCATCGTCTCCGAGCGCACGGTGGATTCCCACGTCAAGAAGCTGCGTCGCAAGATCGCCAATGTCTGGCCGGAGCGCGACGTGATTCGCTCCATCTATGGGGTCGGCTACAAGTTCGAGCCTGACGTGCTGGACTGA
- a CDS encoding BCCT family transporter — MQKPASAENATPSSSRINPTVFYGSIIGILAFLAFAMLFTEQADAWIGSALGWTIDTFGWFYMLAIVAYLVFGVLIACSRFGRIRLGPDDSRPEFSLLSWSAMLFAAGIGIDILFYCIAEPLSHYVAPVTGDPETQAAIRNAMVETFFHWGLSGWGIYVLAGMSLAYFSYRHRLPLAIRSAFYPLLGNRINGPIGNTVDIFAIISTVFGIATSLGIGVIQLNYGLKFMLGVPENLAVQAALILGVMVLATISVITGVEKGIRMLSEFNMLLATALLIFVLAVSDTSQLLNALVLNIGDYITQFTAKSFDTYAYTPGTDEWMSGWTLFFWGWWIAWTPFVGLFLARISRGRTIREFVFGALLIPLSFMMVWMSVFGNSAIDMVANQDVAALATEALNAPQNTIYTFLEQLPYSTITTAVVAILGIVFFVTSADSGALVLANFTSILKDVNHDAPIWLRVFWSAIIGLLTLALLMVGGLSALQSAVVITAVPFSIVLIFMMIGMYKALMIEDRKESVRQDNRYVYEGVDWHERLDHVLDFAQSGSSEATLKRSIRPALNQLAEELNRRGQVSSVTEETLEDEPLPRVTLEVEFEDASNFVYQVRAVRQQTPSFIDANDDYYLRLEVHLSEGGSGQELNGLSRAQVLDEVVTAYQQHLAFVRHDTVNEAPAMPGVIGKSELD, encoded by the coding sequence ATGCAGAAACCTGCTTCCGCCGAGAACGCCACGCCGTCCTCGAGTCGTATCAACCCGACGGTCTTCTACGGATCGATCATCGGTATCCTCGCTTTCCTGGCCTTCGCGATGCTGTTCACCGAACAGGCCGACGCCTGGATCGGCAGCGCCCTGGGCTGGACCATCGATACCTTCGGCTGGTTCTACATGCTGGCCATCGTCGCCTATCTGGTCTTCGGGGTACTGATCGCATGCTCGCGCTTCGGCCGCATTCGCCTCGGGCCGGATGATTCACGCCCGGAGTTCTCGCTGCTGTCCTGGTCGGCGATGCTGTTCGCGGCCGGTATCGGCATCGATATCCTGTTCTACTGCATCGCCGAACCGCTGTCCCACTACGTGGCACCGGTGACCGGTGACCCAGAGACCCAAGCGGCAATCCGCAACGCCATGGTGGAAACCTTCTTCCACTGGGGCCTCTCCGGCTGGGGCATCTACGTGCTCGCCGGCATGTCACTGGCCTACTTCAGCTATCGTCACCGCCTGCCGCTGGCGATCCGCTCGGCCTTCTACCCGCTGCTCGGCAACCGCATCAATGGCCCGATCGGCAACACCGTGGACATCTTCGCGATCATCTCCACCGTGTTCGGCATCGCCACCTCGCTGGGCATCGGCGTCATCCAGCTCAACTACGGCCTCAAGTTCATGCTCGGCGTGCCCGAGAACCTCGCCGTCCAGGCCGCGCTGATCCTCGGCGTGATGGTGCTGGCGACCATTTCCGTGATCACCGGTGTCGAGAAAGGCATCCGCATGCTGTCCGAGTTCAACATGCTGCTGGCCACCGCGCTGCTGATCTTCGTGCTCGCGGTCAGCGATACCTCACAGCTGCTCAACGCCCTGGTGCTCAACATCGGTGACTACATCACCCAGTTCACCGCCAAGAGCTTCGATACCTACGCCTACACGCCGGGTACCGATGAGTGGATGAGCGGCTGGACGCTGTTCTTCTGGGGCTGGTGGATCGCCTGGACCCCGTTCGTCGGCCTGTTCCTCGCACGCATCTCGCGTGGCCGTACCATCCGCGAGTTCGTGTTCGGCGCACTGCTGATTCCGCTGAGCTTCATGATGGTGTGGATGAGTGTGTTCGGTAATTCCGCCATCGACATGGTCGCCAATCAGGACGTCGCGGCACTCGCCACCGAAGCCCTGAATGCACCACAGAACACCATCTACACCTTCCTGGAGCAGCTGCCCTACTCCACCATCACCACCGCCGTGGTGGCGATTCTGGGTATCGTGTTCTTCGTGACCTCCGCCGACTCCGGCGCCCTGGTGCTGGCCAACTTCACCTCCATCCTCAAGGACGTGAATCACGACGCACCGATCTGGCTGCGCGTCTTCTGGTCCGCCATCATCGGCCTGCTGACGCTGGCGCTGTTGATGGTCGGGGGACTGAGCGCGCTGCAGAGCGCCGTGGTGATCACCGCCGTGCCCTTCTCCATCGTGCTGATCTTCATGATGATCGGCATGTACAAGGCGCTGATGATCGAAGATCGCAAGGAGAGCGTGCGTCAGGACAACCGCTACGTCTACGAAGGTGTCGACTGGCATGAGCGTCTGGACCACGTGCTCGACTTCGCCCAGAGCGGCAGTTCCGAGGCGACCCTCAAGCGCTCCATCCGCCCGGCCCTCAACCAGCTGGCCGAGGAGCTCAATCGTCGCGGTCAGGTCTCCAGCGTCACCGAAGAGACGCTGGAAGATGAGCCGCTGCCCCGCGTGACGCTGGAAGTCGAGTTCGAGGATGCCTCCAACTTCGTCTACCAGGTGCGTGCGGTGCGCCAGCAGACGCCGAGCTTCATCGACGCCAATGATGACTACTACCTGCGTCTTGAGGTCCACCTCTCCGAAGGTGGCAGCGGCCAGGAGCTCAACGGCCTGTCGCGTGCCCAAGTGCTCGACGAAGTCGTCACCGCCTACCAGCAGCATCTGGCCTTCGTGCGCCACGATACGGTCAATGAAGCGCCGGCGATGCCGGGCGTGATCGGCAAGTCCGAACTGGACTGA
- a CDS encoding HAMP domain-containing protein: protein MMPAVTAWRSRLSVRLFVILLLTNVVIGGSIYMFISHSMDKGFAEYLEQTQQERIELISSDLVSAYAAEGNWDWMKSRRNWGRIVHSQAPPDRFDLPPGANMNRPQDYMLRDTRGQRLNGPPRPIPGMQFKDLILDGEKIGELGYLPVSEFLRRGKDQYLERQSRNLATIILSSTFASLLAAAGIAWWLGHRVRDLASGASRLSSGDYATRLPVRGRDELSRLAGDFNALAQTLETNRDSRQRWVSDISHELRTPLAVLKGEIEAMQDGIRPMSQDSLGSLEQEVDALNRLVSDLRLLAQSDAGTLEAWREPLELDAQLSDSLDDLRGWLEDSGIQLETDIQLPLRVQGDMQRLHQLWSNLASNTRAYTDSPGNLKVSLLREAASPGDGAGHPGWAVVRWEDSSPGVPEAELAHLTERLYRVENSRNRSSGGSGLGLSIASALVSAHDGELVPGQSSLGGLRWDIRLPLLST from the coding sequence ATGATGCCCGCCGTCACCGCCTGGCGCTCACGGCTGTCCGTGAGGCTGTTCGTGATCCTGCTGCTGACCAATGTCGTGATCGGCGGCAGCATCTACATGTTCATCTCCCACAGCATGGACAAAGGGTTCGCGGAGTATCTGGAGCAGACCCAGCAGGAGCGCATCGAGCTGATCTCGTCCGATCTGGTCAGCGCCTACGCCGCGGAAGGCAACTGGGACTGGATGAAGAGCCGGCGCAACTGGGGACGCATCGTGCACTCCCAGGCGCCGCCGGACAGATTCGATCTGCCGCCGGGCGCCAACATGAATCGCCCCCAGGACTACATGCTGCGCGATACCCGCGGCCAGCGCCTCAATGGGCCGCCGCGCCCCATCCCCGGCATGCAGTTCAAGGACCTGATACTGGACGGCGAGAAGATCGGCGAGCTGGGCTACCTGCCGGTGAGTGAATTCCTGCGCCGCGGCAAGGACCAGTATCTGGAGCGTCAATCGCGCAATCTGGCGACCATCATCCTGTCCTCCACCTTCGCCTCGCTGCTGGCAGCGGCCGGGATCGCCTGGTGGCTGGGCCATCGGGTGCGTGACCTCGCCAGTGGCGCCAGCCGTCTGTCGAGTGGCGACTATGCCACCCGCCTGCCGGTGCGTGGGCGAGATGAGCTGTCGCGGCTGGCCGGCGACTTCAATGCGCTGGCGCAGACGCTGGAGACCAACCGCGATTCGCGCCAGCGCTGGGTGAGTGATATCTCCCATGAGCTGCGCACGCCGCTGGCGGTGCTAAAGGGCGAGATAGAGGCCATGCAGGACGGTATCCGCCCGATGAGCCAGGACAGCCTCGGCTCGCTGGAGCAGGAGGTGGATGCCCTAAACCGCCTGGTGTCGGATCTGCGCCTGCTGGCCCAGAGCGACGCCGGCACACTGGAAGCCTGGCGAGAGCCGCTGGAGCTGGATGCCCAGCTCAGCGATAGCCTGGACGACCTGCGCGGCTGGCTGGAAGACAGCGGCATCCAGCTGGAGACCGACATCCAGCTGCCACTGCGCGTGCAGGGCGACATGCAGCGCCTGCATCAGCTGTGGAGTAACCTGGCCAGCAACACCCGCGCCTACACCGACTCGCCCGGCAACTTGAAGGTCAGCCTGCTGCGCGAGGCTGCCTCACCCGGGGATGGCGCCGGTCACCCCGGCTGGGCGGTCGTGCGCTGGGAAGACTCGAGCCCCGGCGTGCCAGAAGCCGAGCTCGCCCACCTCACCGAGCGCCTGTATCGGGTCGAGAACTCGCGCAATCGCTCCAGCGGGGGTTCAGGCCTGGGCCTATCGATCGCCAGCGCGCTGGTCAGTGCCCATGATGGCGAGCTGGTACCGGGGCAGTCATCGCTGGGCGGACTGCGATGGGACATTCGCCTGCCTCTACTGTCTACTTGA
- a CDS encoding PTS fructose-like transporter subunit IIB translates to MNVIIVTACPSGMATSFLAARRLEQAARRRDWEPLIDMRSQFERELVLSDAQLAAAELVIVAASPITSAGLERFVGKRVHVAPIEEALPDPAAFLANADSRARVLEAKDIADVAATVGTMSSTTASGAASAAGGDVTHKPSIVAVTACPTGVAHTFMAAEALSEAGRALGYPTRVETQGSVGAQDALTEQEIAAAEVVILACDIEVDPTRFAGKRIWRTSTGTALKKPRDTIEQALEGAEVESATAAGGQGGQQKGEKRGPYKHLLTGVSFMLPMVVAGGLMIALSFVFGIKAFEEEGTLAAALMQIGGGSAFKLMIPVLAGYIAYSIADRPGITPGMIGGWLAATLDAGFLGGIIAGFLAGYSALGLSRFVKLPQSIESLKPILIIPLVASMVTGLVMIYVVGTPVAGLMATLTEFLESMGSANAVLLGILLGAMMCFDLGGPVNKAAYAFGVGLLASETYAPMAAIMAAGMVPALGMGLASFIARSKFAEPEREAGKASFILGLCFISEGAIPFAAKDPLRVIPACMVGGAVTGALSMLIGAKLLAPHGGLFVLLIPNAINVPLMYLGAIVAGTLVTGIGYALIKKGAQQVETAAAT, encoded by the coding sequence ATGAATGTCATCATCGTTACCGCCTGCCCGAGCGGCATGGCGACCAGCTTCCTGGCGGCACGCCGCCTGGAGCAGGCCGCCCGTCGTCGCGACTGGGAGCCCCTCATCGACATGCGCTCGCAATTCGAGCGTGAACTCGTGCTGAGCGATGCCCAGCTCGCCGCCGCCGAGCTGGTAATCGTCGCGGCGTCGCCAATCACCAGCGCCGGTCTCGAGCGTTTCGTCGGCAAGCGCGTGCATGTCGCGCCTATTGAAGAGGCGCTGCCGGACCCCGCCGCCTTCCTGGCCAATGCCGATTCCCGTGCCCGCGTGCTGGAAGCCAAGGACATCGCCGACGTGGCTGCGACTGTCGGCACGATGTCCAGCACGACGGCCAGCGGCGCAGCAAGTGCAGCTGGTGGAGACGTGACGCACAAACCGTCCATCGTCGCGGTCACCGCCTGCCCGACCGGCGTGGCGCATACCTTCATGGCCGCCGAGGCCCTGAGCGAGGCAGGACGCGCGCTGGGTTACCCGACGCGGGTCGAGACCCAGGGCTCGGTGGGCGCGCAGGATGCGCTGACCGAGCAGGAGATCGCCGCGGCCGAGGTGGTGATCCTGGCCTGTGATATCGAGGTCGACCCGACACGCTTCGCCGGCAAGCGCATCTGGCGTACCTCCACCGGCACCGCGCTCAAGAAGCCGCGCGATACCATCGAGCAGGCGCTGGAAGGCGCCGAGGTGGAATCCGCCACCGCCGCGGGCGGTCAGGGCGGCCAGCAGAAGGGCGAGAAGCGCGGCCCCTACAAGCATCTGCTGACCGGCGTGTCCTTCATGCTGCCGATGGTGGTGGCGGGCGGCCTGATGATTGCGCTGTCCTTCGTGTTCGGCATCAAGGCCTTCGAGGAAGAAGGCACCCTGGCGGCGGCGCTGATGCAGATCGGCGGTGGCTCGGCCTTCAAGCTGATGATTCCGGTGCTGGCGGGCTATATCGCCTACTCAATCGCCGACCGCCCGGGCATCACGCCGGGCATGATCGGCGGCTGGCTGGCCGCCACCCTGGACGCCGGCTTCCTCGGCGGCATCATCGCCGGCTTCCTGGCGGGCTACAGCGCGCTGGGGCTGAGCCGTTTCGTCAAGCTGCCGCAGTCGATCGAATCGCTCAAGCCGATCCTGATCATCCCGCTGGTGGCGAGCATGGTCACTGGCCTGGTGATGATCTACGTGGTCGGTACGCCGGTGGCGGGGCTGATGGCGACGCTGACCGAATTCCTCGAGTCCATGGGCTCGGCCAATGCCGTGCTGCTGGGCATTCTGCTCGGTGCGATGATGTGCTTCGATCTCGGTGGCCCGGTCAACAAGGCCGCCTATGCCTTCGGTGTCGGCCTGCTGGCCAGCGAGACCTATGCGCCGATGGCGGCCATCATGGCCGCTGGCATGGTGCCGGCGCTGGGCATGGGGCTGGCCAGTTTCATCGCGCGTAGCAAGTTCGCCGAGCCGGAGCGTGAGGCGGGCAAGGCCAGCTTCATTCTCGGCCTGTGCTTCATCTCCGAGGGTGCGATTCCGTTCGCCGCCAAGGACCCGCTGCGCGTGATTCCGGCTTGCATGGTCGGTGGTGCCGTTACCGGCGCACTGTCGATGTTGATAGGGGCCAAGCTGCTGGCGCCGCACGGCGGGCTGTTCGTGCTGCTGATTCCCAATGCCATCAACGTGCCGCTGATGTACCTGGGCGCCATCGTCGCCGGCACCCTGGTGACAGGTATCGGCTATGCGCTGATCAAGAAGGGCGCCCAGCAGGTCGAGACCGCAGCCGCGACCTGA
- a CDS encoding 1-phosphofructokinase family hexose kinase, whose amino-acid sequence MSDNTTRQAADCPVLCVTLNPALDMTIGLDSLVPGKVNRARSQHLEAAGKGINVARVLATLGHPVTLSGFLGADNQADFEAAFAEWGLSDAFERVAGATRINVKLGEASGRVTDINGAGMQVDEAAFTRLEARIDDWIARQQAEGSHERCAVVIAGSLPPGVSSEQLASLVQRVRARRIACWLDTSGTALEAGLAVPPSGVKPNEQELALWAGEPLESDAARQRALASLVEHGIEQALISAGPEGVLWASPGAETLRARPPRMRVVSTVCAGDTLLAAMLHGVLCHPTPTAAMREQILRHATALSAEAVTHPGPGNPAAPELETLQQHTSIETLASAEVATAGEPRP is encoded by the coding sequence ATGAGTGACAACACGACGCGTCAGGCCGCCGACTGCCCGGTATTGTGCGTGACGCTCAATCCGGCGCTGGACATGACCATCGGCCTCGACAGCCTGGTGCCGGGCAAGGTCAACCGGGCGCGCAGCCAGCATCTCGAGGCGGCGGGCAAGGGCATCAACGTCGCCCGGGTGCTGGCGACGCTGGGCCATCCCGTGACGCTGAGCGGCTTTCTGGGCGCCGACAACCAGGCCGATTTCGAGGCCGCCTTCGCCGAATGGGGGCTGAGTGACGCCTTCGAGCGCGTCGCGGGCGCGACCCGCATCAACGTCAAGCTCGGTGAGGCCAGTGGTCGTGTCACCGATATCAACGGCGCGGGCATGCAGGTCGATGAGGCCGCCTTCACGCGGCTCGAGGCGCGCATCGATGACTGGATCGCTCGTCAGCAGGCCGAGGGTAGCCACGAGCGCTGTGCCGTCGTCATCGCCGGCAGCCTGCCGCCGGGTGTCAGCAGCGAGCAGCTGGCAAGCCTGGTGCAGCGGGTGCGTGCCCGCCGCATTGCCTGCTGGCTGGATACCAGCGGCACGGCACTCGAAGCCGGTCTGGCGGTGCCGCCCAGCGGCGTGAAGCCCAACGAACAGGAACTGGCACTGTGGGCGGGCGAGCCGCTGGAGAGCGACGCGGCCCGTCAGCGCGCGCTGGCGAGTCTGGTCGAGCACGGCATCGAGCAGGCGCTGATCTCTGCCGGCCCGGAAGGCGTGCTGTGGGCAAGCCCCGGCGCCGAGACACTGCGTGCACGTCCGCCGCGCATGCGAGTGGTCAGTACCGTATGTGCCGGTGATACCCTGCTGGCCGCCATGCTGCATGGGGTGCTCTGCCATCCAACACCTACGGCGGCCATGCGTGAACAAATTCTGCGTCATGCCACGGCGCTTTCCGCCGAGGCCGTGACCCACCCGGGGCCGGGCAATCCCGCCGCCCCGGAGCTTGAAACCCTCCAACAACACACCAGCATCGAGACATTGGCCAGCGCCGAGGTCGCGACAGCCGGAGAGCCACGCCCATGA